The following are encoded together in the Micromonospora lupini genome:
- a CDS encoding helix-turn-helix transcriptional regulator yields the protein MEPRFLLLSDVATELNVSDSQVYHMVRSGELPAIKIGGRGQWRVERARLEEYIAQKYAETADWVRDNPLVDRDPE from the coding sequence GTGGAGCCGAGGTTCCTGCTGCTCTCCGACGTGGCCACCGAGCTGAACGTGTCGGACTCGCAGGTCTACCACATGGTCCGCAGCGGGGAACTGCCCGCGATCAAGATCGGCGGGCGCGGTCAGTGGCGTGTCGAGCGCGCCCGGCTGGAGGAGTACATCGCGCAGAAGTACGCCGAGACCGCCGACTGGGTACGTGACAACCCCCTCGTCGACCGCGACCCGGAGTAG
- a CDS encoding DUF6912 family protein: MTDELVRVYVPATVPMLARLREQGLTADRAHAVTPALREWYAEGDEEELEYVAFTRAAQDALHLLRADPSAPRRRVVVSVDLPPAALGRGDGELGSSTVTLADTVPVSAVAAIHVDGADAVEEVAAAADVVAEAAAGDPDAQFTVDGAEDHELEWYDVTELDLLLRATD, encoded by the coding sequence GTGACCGACGAGCTTGTCCGGGTGTACGTGCCGGCGACCGTGCCCATGCTGGCCCGCCTGCGCGAGCAGGGGCTGACCGCCGACCGGGCGCACGCGGTGACGCCCGCGTTGCGCGAGTGGTACGCCGAGGGCGACGAGGAGGAGCTGGAGTACGTCGCGTTCACCCGGGCCGCCCAGGACGCGCTGCACCTGCTCAGGGCCGACCCGTCGGCGCCCCGCCGCCGCGTGGTCGTCTCGGTCGACCTGCCGCCCGCCGCGCTCGGCCGTGGCGACGGTGAGCTGGGTTCCAGCACTGTGACGTTGGCCGACACCGTCCCGGTAAGCGCCGTCGCGGCGATCCACGTGGACGGCGCGGACGCCGTCGAGGAGGTCGCCGCCGCCGCCGACGTGGTGGCAGAGGCCGCCGCCGGTGACCCGGATGCGCAGTTCACAGTCGACGGCGCCGAGGATCACGAGCTGGAGTGGTACGACGTGACGGAGCTGGACCTGCTGCTGCGCGCCACCGACTGA
- the pruA gene encoding L-glutamate gamma-semialdehyde dehydrogenase, whose protein sequence is MDAVFSVPEPRNEPVRNYEPGSGDRERLQRRLTELAAERIDLPMTIGGEQRMAGGDPINVVQPHKHAHVLGVTAHATHDDARAAIKAAKDAAPMWRALPFEERAAIFLRAAELLAGPWRDTLNAATMLGQSKTAIQAEIDAACEFIDFLRFNVHFARRLLEEQPASSPGVWNRFDHRPLEGFVYAVTPFNFTAIAGNLPSAPALLGNTVIWKPGPTQQFSAHFTMRLFEAAGLPPGVINMVTGRGEEVSDVVLADPDLAGIHFTGSTKVFQQLWRTVGDNIARYRGYPRLVGETGGKDFVVAHTSADVDALHTALIRGAYEYQGQKCSAASRAYVPRSLWEGGLRDRLAATADSLTYGDVADFGNFGGAVIDDKAFARHTAALELIAGDDSCRVLAGGTADDSVGYFVRPTLFECGDAAHETFTTEYFGPILGVHVFDDARFDEVVAQAESIAPYALTGSVFATDRRVIDAVGERMRYAAGNFYINDKPTGAVVGQQPFGGARASGTNDKAGSWLNLVRWVSPRTIKETFVPPTDHTYPHMG, encoded by the coding sequence ATGGATGCCGTGTTCTCCGTTCCCGAGCCGCGCAACGAGCCGGTTCGCAACTACGAGCCGGGCAGCGGAGACCGGGAGCGGCTCCAGCGGCGGCTGACCGAGCTGGCCGCCGAGCGCATCGACCTGCCGATGACCATCGGCGGCGAGCAGCGGATGGCGGGCGGCGACCCGATCAACGTGGTGCAGCCGCACAAGCACGCCCACGTGCTCGGCGTGACCGCGCACGCCACCCACGACGACGCCCGCGCCGCGATCAAGGCAGCCAAGGACGCCGCTCCGATGTGGCGGGCGCTGCCGTTCGAGGAGCGCGCCGCGATCTTCCTGCGTGCCGCCGAGCTGCTCGCCGGCCCCTGGCGGGACACTCTCAACGCCGCCACGATGCTCGGCCAGTCGAAGACCGCGATCCAGGCGGAGATCGACGCCGCCTGTGAGTTCATCGACTTCCTGCGGTTCAACGTGCACTTCGCCCGCCGCCTGTTGGAAGAGCAGCCCGCGTCCTCGCCGGGCGTCTGGAACCGCTTCGACCACCGCCCGCTGGAGGGCTTCGTCTACGCGGTCACCCCGTTCAACTTCACTGCCATCGCCGGCAACCTGCCGTCGGCGCCGGCGCTGCTCGGCAACACGGTGATCTGGAAGCCGGGCCCGACCCAGCAGTTCTCCGCGCACTTCACCATGCGGCTCTTCGAGGCGGCCGGCCTGCCGCCCGGCGTGATCAACATGGTCACCGGTCGGGGCGAGGAGGTCTCCGACGTGGTGCTCGCCGACCCGGACCTGGCCGGCATCCACTTCACCGGCTCGACAAAGGTCTTCCAGCAGTTGTGGCGGACCGTCGGCGACAACATCGCCCGCTACCGGGGCTACCCGCGTCTGGTCGGCGAGACCGGCGGCAAGGACTTCGTGGTCGCGCACACAAGCGCCGACGTGGACGCCCTGCACACCGCGCTGATCCGGGGCGCGTACGAGTACCAGGGCCAGAAGTGCTCGGCGGCCTCGCGGGCGTACGTGCCGCGCTCGCTCTGGGAGGGTGGCCTGCGCGACCGTCTGGCCGCCACCGCGGACTCGCTCACCTACGGCGACGTGGCCGACTTCGGCAACTTCGGTGGCGCGGTGATCGACGACAAGGCGTTCGCCCGGCACACCGCGGCGCTGGAGCTGATCGCCGGTGACGACAGCTGCCGGGTCCTCGCCGGCGGGACGGCCGACGACTCGGTCGGATACTTCGTCCGGCCGACGCTCTTCGAGTGCGGAGACGCCGCCCACGAGACGTTCACCACCGAGTACTTCGGGCCGATCCTGGGCGTGCACGTGTTCGACGACGCGCGCTTCGACGAGGTGGTGGCGCAGGCCGAGTCGATCGCCCCGTACGCGCTGACGGGGTCGGTGTTCGCCACCGACCGCCGGGTGATCGACGCGGTCGGCGAGCGCATGCGGTACGCGGCCGGCAACTTCTACATCAACGACAAGCCGACCGGCGCGGTGGTCGGGCAGCAGCCGTTCGGCGGTGCCCGGGCCAGCGGCACCAACGACAAGGCGGGCTCCTGGCTCAACCTGGTCCGCTGGGTGTCGCCGCGGACGATCAAGGAGACCTTCGTGCCGCCGACCGACCACACGTACCCCCACATGGGCTGA
- a CDS encoding PadR family transcriptional regulator, with protein sequence MAESGVNPTAAALLGLLHEGPMTGGQLMAAAERRLAPYWSMTRSQVYRELPVLAERGYVRLGKPGPRMSQPYALTASGKRTFSRWLAENPGRDTIRNPIALRMAFGNLHSSSQLKSLYASANEYHTEALAQVREQVKNAKRDGETYDASALEFAVAYHRAALSWLKSAPAG encoded by the coding sequence ATGGCGGAATCCGGAGTCAACCCTACGGCGGCGGCCCTTCTCGGGCTCCTCCACGAGGGCCCGATGACAGGCGGTCAGTTGATGGCCGCCGCTGAGCGCCGTCTGGCGCCGTACTGGTCGATGACCCGCAGTCAGGTCTACCGCGAGTTGCCGGTGCTGGCCGAGCGGGGTTACGTGCGGCTCGGCAAGCCGGGCCCCCGCATGAGTCAGCCCTACGCGCTCACCGCGAGCGGGAAACGGACATTTTCCCGCTGGCTGGCGGAGAACCCGGGGCGGGACACCATCCGTAACCCGATCGCGCTGCGGATGGCCTTCGGCAACCTGCACTCGTCCAGCCAGCTCAAGAGCCTGTACGCCTCGGCGAACGAGTACCACACCGAGGCCCTCGCTCAGGTACGCGAACAGGTCAAGAACGCCAAACGGGACGGCGAGACGTACGACGCCAGCGCGCTGGAGTTCGCCGTCGCCTACCACCGGGCGGCCCTGTCGTGGCTGAAATCCGCCCCCGCCGGGTGA
- the prfB gene encoding peptide chain release factor 2 translates to MTAADYAEQLKELDATLRNIEAVLNLDRLHEDKARLEQEASAPDLWDDQAKAQQVTSQLSYVNGEISKLGSLRAQLDDARVLLELAEAEADPGVLTEVEAEITSLTKSIQEMEVRTLLSGEYDSREALVAIRAGAGGVDAADFAEMLLRMYLRWAERHGYPTEVYETSYAEEAGLKSATFAVKVPYAYGTLSVESGTHRLVRISPFDNQGRRQTSFAGVEVLPVTEQTDHIDIPENEVRVDVYRSSGPGGQSVNTTDSAVRLTHIPTGIVVTCQNEKSQLQNKASALRVLQARLLERKRQEEQAKLEGLKENAAGSWGDQMRSYVLHPYQMVKDLRTEQETGNPSAVFDGELDGFIEAGIRWRKQRQLAGNGA, encoded by the coding sequence GTGACCGCTGCCGATTACGCCGAACAGCTCAAGGAACTCGACGCGACCCTGCGCAACATCGAGGCCGTCCTCAATCTGGACCGGCTGCACGAGGACAAGGCCCGCCTGGAGCAGGAGGCGTCCGCCCCCGACCTGTGGGACGACCAGGCCAAGGCGCAGCAGGTGACCTCGCAGCTGTCGTACGTCAACGGCGAGATCAGCAAGCTGGGCAGTCTGCGCGCCCAGCTCGACGACGCGCGGGTGCTGCTGGAGTTGGCCGAGGCCGAGGCCGACCCGGGCGTGCTGACCGAGGTCGAGGCGGAGATCACCAGCCTGACCAAGTCCATCCAGGAGATGGAGGTCCGCACCCTGCTCTCCGGCGAGTACGACTCCCGGGAGGCGCTTGTCGCCATCCGGGCCGGCGCCGGTGGCGTGGACGCGGCGGACTTCGCCGAGATGCTGCTGCGGATGTACCTGCGCTGGGCCGAGCGGCACGGCTACCCGACCGAGGTCTACGAGACCTCGTACGCCGAGGAGGCGGGCCTGAAGTCGGCCACCTTCGCGGTGAAGGTGCCCTACGCGTACGGCACGCTCAGCGTCGAGTCGGGCACCCACCGGCTGGTCCGGATCAGCCCGTTCGACAATCAGGGCCGCCGGCAGACCAGCTTCGCGGGCGTGGAGGTGCTGCCGGTGACCGAGCAGACCGACCACATCGACATCCCGGAGAACGAGGTACGCGTCGACGTGTACCGCTCCTCCGGGCCGGGTGGGCAGAGCGTCAACACCACCGACTCGGCGGTCCGGCTGACCCACATCCCGACCGGCATCGTGGTGACCTGCCAGAACGAGAAGTCCCAACTGCAGAACAAGGCCTCCGCGCTGCGGGTGCTCCAGGCCCGGCTGCTGGAGCGCAAGCGCCAGGAGGAGCAGGCCAAGCTGGAGGGCCTCAAGGAGAACGCGGCAGGTTCGTGGGGCGACCAGATGCGCTCCTACGTCCTGCACCCGTATCAGATGGTGAAGGATCTCCGAACCGAGCAGGAGACCGGCAATCCGAGCGCGGTCTTCGACGGCGAGTTGGACGGTTTCATCGAGGCTGGTATCCGTTGGCGTAAGCAGCGGCAGCTCGCCGGCAACGGTGCGTGA
- the ftsE gene encoding cell division ATP-binding protein FtsE codes for MIQLEQVTKTYPKASRPSLDNVSVSIEKGEFVFFIGPSGSGKSTIIKMLLHEVTPNKGRVIVNSKDVTSMRSWKRPHFRRSIGCVFQDFRLLPNRTAYENVAFALEVIGKTKAVARRVVPEVLELVGLGGKEHRYPHELSGGEQQRVAVARAFVNRPLILLADEPTGNLDPDTSIEIMRLLDRINRTGTTVVMVTHDSNIVNQMRRRVIEIESGRIVRDQARGVYG; via the coding sequence GTGATTCAGCTTGAGCAAGTGACGAAGACGTACCCGAAGGCGTCCCGGCCTTCGCTCGACAACGTGTCCGTCTCGATCGAGAAGGGCGAGTTCGTCTTCTTCATCGGTCCATCCGGCTCCGGCAAGTCCACAATCATCAAGATGCTGCTGCACGAGGTCACCCCCAACAAGGGGCGGGTCATCGTCAACAGCAAGGACGTCACGTCGATGCGCTCCTGGAAGCGACCCCACTTCCGGCGTTCGATCGGCTGCGTCTTCCAGGACTTCCGGCTGCTGCCGAACCGCACCGCGTACGAGAACGTGGCGTTCGCCCTCGAGGTGATCGGCAAGACCAAGGCGGTTGCCCGCCGGGTCGTGCCCGAGGTTCTGGAGCTGGTCGGTCTCGGTGGCAAGGAGCACCGCTACCCGCACGAGCTCTCCGGTGGTGAGCAGCAGCGGGTCGCCGTCGCCCGGGCGTTCGTGAACCGTCCGCTGATCCTGCTGGCGGACGAGCCCACCGGAAACCTGGACCCGGATACCTCGATCGAGATCATGCGCCTGCTGGACCGGATCAACCGCACCGGCACGACCGTCGTGATGGTCACCCACGACTCCAACATCGTGAACCAGATGCGCCGCCGCGTCATCGAGATCGAGAGCGGTCGCATCGTGCGTGACCAGGCCCGCGGTGTCTACGGGTGA